A single Drechmeria coniospora strain ARSEF 6962 chromosome 03, whole genome shotgun sequence DNA region contains:
- a CDS encoding HET domain protein: MCAASAWAADMSAPAQEEEPYASRPLDDETDSIRLVTVESDLNVDGLLCCRLRTRTFGSKPVYEALSYRWGDETLRKTIVVDGFAFDVTENLWHALEEMRRKPRKAPIWIDAISINQKNMAEKSRQLRIMPHIYTRASTVLVWLGVEHSAVTVDVDDADGHQSLKSKIVTDAYWNRVWILQEIGKARRIQVWIGTGIGDGDGEALDWDRFLAWLDSYSRWSMNRRGPFHLDHLRRNKYNGSCSLRKLLENHADACCKDPRDKIYGLVGLSSDGRGFPMDYGKSLLDVWVDTIHFMSRSRLLPDDCAELVTFCALVRRLLGGDGLETVGGVVQFRRNQDSDCSLYHSWDRRDNDEMALSAMTLSCDVLGAVHALGPSATELVSSLELTDAWEAELQRIHPRELDTARQEHDHLMQRMLDDADGRLEPLSSFDHHRIDFVGDELFSDLFYYPDDEDEPMAAALRESWNHSTTRPSEPRLAILRHRKPKDKTPFKIALVPARAQLGDLVCRVQGFPMKRLVLRHERWAHNAILTRMHVFGTATTARDLMAERRWDESAVEGGHEMKVMMDARTFYALILGHGADREHGADREHGADREHGADREHGADREHGANREHGADREHGDGDGDG, encoded by the coding sequence ATGTGCGCAGCATCGGCATGGGCGGCAGACATGTCGGCGCCTGCGCAGGAAGAAGAACCATATGCCAGTCGGCCcctggacgacgagacggacaGCATCCGGCTCGTGACCGTCGAAAGTGATCTGAACGTGGATGGTCTACTCTGCTGCCGCCTACGGACGAGAACGTTCGGCTCGAAGCCCGTCTACGAGGCTCTTTCGTACCGCTGGGGCGACGAGACGCTCAGGAAGACaattgtcgtcgacggcttcgcgTTCGACGTGACGGAGAACCTGTGGCACGCGCTGGAGGAGATGCGCAGGAAACCGCGCAAGGCGCCGATCTGGATCGACGCCATATCCATCAATCAAAAGAACATGGCGGAAAAGAGTCGTCAGCTGCGCATCATGCCGCACATTTACACGCGAGCCTccaccgtcctcgtctggctcggcgtcgagcattCGGCCGTGACCGTTGAtgtcgatgacgccgacggccatcaaAGCCTCAAGAGCAAGATCGTCACCGATGCGTACTGGAACCGGGTCTGGATCCTGCAGGAGATTGGCAAGGCGCGCCGGATTCAGGTATGgatcggcaccggcatcggcgacggcgacggcgaggcgtTGGACTGGGACCGCTTCCTCGCCTGGCTCGACTCGTACTCGCGCTGGAGCATGAACCGCCGTGGACCGTTCCACCTCGACCACCTACGAcggaacaagtacaacggCAGCTGCTCGCTGAGGAAGCTGCTGGAGAACCATGCGGACGCGTGCTGCAAGGACCCGCGAGACAAGATatacggcctcgtcggcctctccTCGGACGGTCGCGGATTCCCCATGGACTACGGCAAgtccctcctcgacgtctgGGTCGACACGATCCATTTCATGAGCCGCAGCCGGTTGCTTCCGGACGACTGCGCCGAGCTTGTGACCTTTTGCGCGCTCGTCCGGCGCTTGCTCGGCGGAGACGGCCTCGAGacggtcggcggcgtcgtccagTTTCGACGGAACCAAGACTCGGACTGCTCGCTCTACCACAGCTGGGACCGTCGCGACAACGACGAGATGGCACTCTCGGCCATGACCCTGTCCTGCGACGTCTTGGGTGCCGTCCACGCGCTCGGCCCTTCCGCCACCGAGCTCGTCTCCTCCCTCGAGCTCACGGACGCGTGGGAGGCCGAACTTCAGCGGATTCATCCGCGGGAGCTCGACACGGCACGGCAGGAGCACGACCATCTGATGCAGCgcatgctcgacgacgccgacggccggctcgagCCCCTGAGCTCGTTTGACCATCACCGCATCGActttgtcggcgacgagctcttCAGCGACCTCTTCTACtaccccgacgacgaggacgagccgatggcggcggctcTTCGGGAATCGTGGAACcactcgacgacgaggccgtcggagCCTCGGCTTGCCATTCTTCGCCACCGCAAGCCAAAGGACAAGACGCCCTTCAAGATCGCCCTCGTGCCGGCCCGGGCCCAGCTCGGGGATCTCGTCTGCCGAGTCCAGGGCTTTCCCATGAAGCGCCTCGTCCTTCGTCACGAGCGGTGGGCCCATAACGCCATACTGACGAGGATGCACGTCTTCggcacggccacgacggcgcgcGATCTCATGGCCGAGCGGCGCTGGGATGAGTcggcggtcgagggcggGCACGAGATGAAGGTCATGATGGATGCAAGGACCTTTTACGCCTTGATACTGGGGCACGGAGCGGACAGGGAACACGGAGCGGACAGGGAACACGGAGCGGACAGGGAACACGGAGCGGACAGGGAACACGGAGCGGACAGGGAACACGGAGCGAACAGGGAACACGGAGCGGACAGGGAAcacggagacggagacggggATGGATGA
- a CDS encoding amidase: MPSSSSLRRVVFVACAILSSYAFAENAAGRRLPLLLDATLDELRAGLDNGDFTSVDLVDAYLRRIGEVNPTLHAVNEVNSEARHVAAKRDEERRTRTGPCEHRCPPLHGIPILLKDSIATNDTMRTTAGSFALFDAKVAEDSTVVAKLRQAGAVLLGKTNLSQWCGLRSANALYGWSSVGGQTVGAYSQGQNPCGSSSGSAVAASIGLAFAALGTQTFGSIIMPASRNNIVGIKPTLGLTSRYNVIMGSERRDGIGPMARTVRDAAHVLSAIAGPDDKDQYTSAFPLPQVPNYADACDGTALRGKRIGVLRPAFRSAELAGPFDAALQTMKDAGAELVNVTKLAAGVLESRVYLGYNEVAIMSDFSSNLQEYLARLVSNPHNITSLEDLHAFTQADGRENVTDSAYWDDALSEGWSKTQPEVIEIVKNLTDVARQGLLDAFKGHENEGKLDALVTDSDGSYQVADMAGWPVMTVPLACTSMAFANEIDSETGTMNMTGPNMPFGISFVGEPWSEESLIGMAYAFEQRTKAREKVKPWASSTPKTELEHVVGKPANVTRS; this comes from the coding sequence atgccgtcgtccagctcgcttcgtcgcgtcgtcttcgtcgcctgTGCCATCCTCTCGTCCTACGCCTTCGCCGAGAatgccgccggccgtcgccttccCCTTCTGCTGGATGCCACCTTGGACGAGCTCCgggccggcctcgacaacGGCGACTTCACGAGCGTcgatctcgtcgatgccTACCTCCGTCGCATCGGCGAGGTGAACCCGACGCTCCACGCCGTCAACGAGGTCAACTCCGAGGCCCGTCATGTCGCCGCGAagcgcgacgaggagagacGCACGCGTACCGGTCCTTGCGAGCATCGTTGCCCGCCTCTACACGGCATACCGATCCTTCTCAAGGACAGTATCGCGACCAACGACACcatgaggacgacggccggttCCTTCGCCCTCTTCGACGcaaaggtggccgaggacagCACCGTGGTGGCCAAGTTGCGCCAGGCGGGCGCCGTCCTCCTAGGCAAGACGAATCTGTCCCAGTGGTGCGGCTTGCGATCGGCGAATGCGCTGTACGGCTGgtcgtccgtcggcggccaaacCGTCGGCGCCTACAGCCAGGGCCAGAATCCCTGcggctcctcgtccggcagtgccgtcgccgcgtccatcggcctcgccttTGCCGCTCTGGGGACGCAAACCTTTGGTTCCATCATCATGCCCGCCAGCCGCAACaacatcgtcggcatcaagCCCACCCTCGGTCTCACGTCCCGCTACAACGTCATCATGGGCTCGGAGCGTCGAGATGGCATCGGTCCCATGGCACGAACCGTCAGGGACGCGGCCCATGTCCTCTCCGCCATTGCCGGGcccgacgacaaggaccagTATACGTCTGCCTTTCCCTTGCCCCAAGTCCCCAACTACGCAGACGCCtgcgacggcacggcactGCGAGGGAAGCGCATCGGCGTCCTTCGCCCTGCCTTTCGCTCGGCCGAATTGGCCGGCCCCTTCGACGCGGCCTTGCAAACGATGAAGGATGCCGGGGCGGAGCTTGTGAACGTGACGAAGCTTGCCGCTGGTGTCTTGGAATCCAGGGTATACTTGGGCTATAATGAGGTGGCCATAATGTCCGATTTCTCGTCCAACCTGCAAGAGTATCTCGCCCGTCTGGTTTCTAACCCGCATAACATAACCTCCCTCGAGGACTTGCACGCCTTCACGCAAGCCGACGGTCGAGAGAACGTGACGGATTCCGCATACTGGGACGACGCGCTCAGCGAAGGATGGAGCAAGACCCAGCCCGAAGTCATCGAGATAGTGAAGAACTTAACAGATGTCGCCAGGCAgggcctgctcgacgcctTCAAGGGGCATGAGAACGAGGGCAAACTGGACGCACTGGTCACGGACTCGGACGGTTCCTACCAAGTGGCGGACATGGCCGGCTGGCCAGTAATGACGGTGCCGCTGGCGTGCACGTCGATGGCCTTTGCGAACGAAATAGACAGCGAGACGGGCACCATGAACATGACCGGGCCAAACATGCCGTTTGGCATTTCCTTCGTTGGCGAACCATGGTCCGAGGAATCGTTGATCGGAATGGCCTACGCCTTTGAGCAGCGGACCAAGGCGCGTGAAAAGGTCAAGCCGTGGGCGTCGAGCACGCCCAAGACGGAGCTCGAGCATGTTGTCGGAAAGCCGGCCAACGTGACAAGGTCTTAG